In one window of Azoarcus olearius DNA:
- a CDS encoding helix-turn-helix domain-containing protein yields the protein MSPASVIASFGAAVRQFRERHGWSQELLAERADLNRSYLGEVERGTVVPSLATAVKLAAALDIPLSNLLSHCENGRS from the coding sequence GTGAGCCCCGCCAGCGTGATTGCTTCGTTCGGCGCGGCGGTACGGCAGTTCCGCGAGCGCCACGGCTGGTCGCAGGAACTGCTGGCCGAGCGCGCGGACCTCAACCGGTCCTATCTCGGCGAGGTCGAGCGCGGCACCGTGGTGCCTTCGCTAGCCACGGCGGTCAAGCTGGCCGCGGCGCTCGACATTCCGCTCTCCAACCTGCTGTCGCACTGCGAGAACGGCCGCTCCTGA
- a CDS encoding family 2A encapsulin nanocompartment shell protein yields MSTLPEPTALGDAAARQLANATKTTAQLSTISPRWLTHLLQWLPVEAGIYRLNTVKNPRDVRVACSQRDESELPQTFVDYDEAPREYFLNAVTTILDVHTRVSDLYSSPHDQIKEQLRLTIETIKERQESELINNPDYGLLANVADEQIISTLTGAPTPDDLDELLTKVWKEPAFFLTHPLAIAAFGRECTRRGVPPPTVSLFGAQFLTWRGIPLIPSDKVPVDGGKTKILLLRVGEKRQGVVGLFQPGLVGEQSPGLSVRFMGINRNAIASYLISLYCSLAVLVPDALAVLDDVEVGKYHDYPDTYK; encoded by the coding sequence ATGTCCACCCTTCCCGAACCGACCGCGCTCGGCGATGCCGCCGCGCGGCAGTTGGCCAACGCGACCAAGACCACCGCCCAGCTGTCCACGATCAGCCCGCGCTGGCTGACCCACCTGCTGCAGTGGCTGCCGGTCGAAGCCGGTATCTACCGCCTCAACACCGTCAAGAATCCGCGCGACGTGCGGGTCGCGTGCTCGCAGCGCGACGAATCCGAGCTGCCGCAGACCTTCGTCGATTACGACGAGGCGCCGCGCGAATACTTCCTCAACGCGGTCACCACCATCCTCGACGTGCATACGCGCGTCTCCGATCTCTATTCCAGCCCGCACGACCAGATCAAGGAACAGCTCCGGCTCACGATCGAGACCATCAAGGAGCGCCAGGAGTCCGAGCTGATCAACAACCCGGACTACGGCCTGCTGGCGAATGTGGCCGACGAGCAGATCATCTCGACGCTGACCGGCGCGCCGACGCCGGACGACCTCGACGAGTTGCTGACCAAGGTGTGGAAGGAGCCGGCCTTCTTCCTGACCCACCCGCTGGCGATCGCCGCCTTCGGCCGTGAATGCACCCGCCGCGGCGTGCCGCCGCCCACGGTGTCGCTGTTCGGCGCGCAGTTCCTCACCTGGCGCGGCATTCCGCTGATCCCGTCGGACAAGGTGCCGGTCGATGGCGGCAAGACCAAGATCCTGCTGCTGCGTGTGGGCGAGAAGCGCCAGGGCGTGGTGGGCCTGTTCCAGCCGGGGCTGGTGGGCGAGCAGTCGCCCGGGCTGTCGGTCCGCTTCATGGGCATCAACCGCAACGCCATCGCGTCCTACCTGATCTCGCTCTACTGCTCGCTGGCCGTGCTGGTGCCGGATGCCCTGGCGGTTCTCGATGACGTGGAGGTCGGCAAGTACCATGACTATCCCGACACCTACAAGTAA
- a CDS encoding family 2A encapsulin nanocompartment cargo protein cysteine desulfurase: protein MTIPTPTSKGAEGLSGAPLPDLPDEATLGALASAFFRALPGAALPPADPVRAQVASAPELSLAQGGSRLAPAPVASDPVDPVGGAGAFGVPQAYAAALPQVAPPQVPAGVAEGLPLAVPGSPYYFIGEASPYLQAGAAPALPENRVVARSFGLPGEGELKALLAEIAAGRPLADAPEADPGGRFYFIDAAKVPAAEPSARAPFDVNAVRRDFPILQERVNGKPLVWFDNAATTHKPQAVIDRLAHFYAHENSNIHRAAHELAARATDAYEAARQKVQRFLGAGSADEIIFVRGATEAINLVAKTWGVQNIGEGDEIVVSLLEHHANIVPWQQLAAQVGATIRVIPVDDNGQLKLDELQKLLNPRTRLVSVTQVSNALGTVTPIKQVIDMAHAAGARVLVDGAQSVSHMRVNVQALDADFFVFSGHKIFGPTGIGVVYGKAALLEQMPPWQGGGNMIADVTFERTLFQPAPNKFEAGTGNIADAVGLGAALDYVERIGLENIASYEHDLLVYATRGLSSIAGVRLIGTAADKASVASFVLAGYSTEEVGRALNEEGIAVRSGHHCAQPILRRFGVETTVRPSLAFYNTCEEIDRMLAVVRRLARGKGRVGA from the coding sequence ATGACTATCCCGACACCTACAAGTAAGGGCGCCGAGGGTCTGTCCGGCGCGCCGCTGCCGGATCTGCCCGACGAGGCCACGCTCGGCGCGCTCGCCTCGGCGTTCTTTCGCGCGCTGCCCGGTGCCGCGCTGCCGCCGGCCGACCCCGTGCGGGCGCAGGTGGCGTCGGCGCCCGAACTGAGCCTTGCCCAGGGCGGCTCGCGGTTGGCGCCGGCCCCGGTGGCGTCCGATCCGGTCGACCCGGTTGGCGGCGCGGGGGCCTTCGGTGTGCCGCAAGCCTATGCTGCCGCGCTGCCGCAGGTTGCGCCGCCGCAGGTGCCGGCCGGTGTGGCCGAGGGGCTGCCGCTGGCGGTGCCGGGTTCGCCGTATTACTTCATCGGAGAGGCGAGCCCGTATCTGCAGGCCGGCGCGGCCCCCGCGTTACCGGAAAACCGCGTCGTGGCGCGCAGCTTCGGGCTGCCGGGCGAGGGCGAGCTGAAGGCGCTGCTGGCGGAGATTGCCGCCGGACGGCCCTTGGCGGATGCGCCGGAGGCGGACCCGGGCGGCCGCTTCTACTTCATCGACGCGGCGAAGGTGCCGGCGGCGGAGCCGAGCGCGCGGGCGCCGTTCGACGTCAATGCGGTGCGGCGCGACTTTCCCATCCTGCAGGAGCGGGTGAACGGCAAGCCGCTGGTGTGGTTCGACAACGCCGCGACCACCCACAAGCCGCAGGCGGTGATCGACCGGCTGGCCCATTTCTACGCCCACGAAAACTCCAATATCCACCGTGCCGCGCACGAACTGGCGGCGCGCGCCACCGACGCCTACGAGGCGGCGCGGCAGAAGGTGCAGCGCTTCCTTGGCGCGGGTTCGGCGGACGAGATCATCTTCGTGCGCGGCGCCACCGAAGCGATCAACCTGGTGGCGAAGACCTGGGGCGTGCAGAACATCGGCGAGGGCGACGAAATCGTGGTGTCGCTGCTCGAACACCACGCCAACATCGTGCCGTGGCAGCAGCTTGCAGCCCAGGTCGGCGCCACGATCCGAGTGATTCCGGTAGACGACAATGGCCAGCTGAAGCTCGACGAGTTGCAGAAGCTGCTCAATCCGCGCACCCGGCTGGTGTCGGTGACGCAGGTGTCGAACGCGCTCGGCACCGTGACGCCGATCAAGCAGGTCATCGACATGGCCCATGCTGCCGGCGCCAGGGTGCTGGTGGATGGAGCGCAATCGGTGTCGCACATGCGGGTGAACGTGCAGGCGCTGGATGCGGACTTCTTCGTGTTCTCGGGCCACAAGATCTTCGGCCCGACGGGCATCGGCGTGGTGTACGGCAAGGCCGCGCTGCTGGAGCAGATGCCCCCTTGGCAGGGCGGCGGCAACATGATCGCGGACGTCACCTTCGAGCGCACGCTGTTCCAGCCCGCGCCCAACAAGTTCGAGGCCGGCACCGGCAACATCGCCGACGCGGTCGGACTGGGGGCGGCGCTGGACTACGTGGAGCGCATCGGGCTGGAGAATATCGCGAGCTACGAGCACGACCTGCTGGTCTATGCGACGCGCGGGCTGTCGTCGATCGCCGGGGTACGCCTGATCGGCACCGCCGCGGACAAGGCCAGCGTGGCGTCCTTCGTGCTCGCCGGGTATTCCACCGAGGAAGTGGGCCGCGCCCTCAACGAGGAAGGCATTGCGGTGCGCTCCGGCCACCACTGCGCGCAGCCCATCCTGCGCCGCTTCGGGGTCGAAACCACGGTGCGGCCGTCGCTGGCGTTCTACAACACCTGCGAGGAAATCGACCGCATGCTCGCGGTGGTGCGCCGTCTGGCGCGCGGCAAGGGCCGGGTGGGCGCCTGA
- a CDS encoding TMEM165/GDT1 family protein: protein MEAFLVSTSIVALAEIGDKTQLLAFILAAKFRKPWPIVLGILVATLANHAGAGALGSFVTSLVSPEVMRWVLGLSFIGMAIWTLIPDKFEEDDATFARFGVFGTTLIAFFLAEMGDKTQVATVALAAQYQALVAVVMGTTLGMMIANVPAVLLGDRIANRIPVKLVHGIAAAIFAVLGLATLLGAGESLGL, encoded by the coding sequence ATGGAAGCTTTCCTCGTCTCCACCAGCATCGTTGCGCTCGCCGAGATCGGCGACAAGACGCAACTGCTCGCCTTCATCCTCGCCGCCAAGTTCCGCAAGCCCTGGCCCATCGTGCTCGGCATCCTGGTTGCCACGCTGGCCAACCACGCCGGCGCCGGTGCGCTCGGCAGTTTCGTCACCTCGCTGGTGTCGCCGGAAGTCATGCGCTGGGTGCTCGGCCTGTCCTTCATCGGCATGGCGATCTGGACGCTGATTCCCGACAAGTTCGAGGAAGACGACGCCACCTTCGCCCGCTTCGGCGTGTTCGGCACCACGCTGATCGCCTTCTTCCTCGCCGAAATGGGCGACAAGACCCAGGTCGCCACGGTGGCGCTGGCGGCGCAGTACCAAGCGCTGGTGGCGGTGGTGATGGGCACCACGCTGGGCATGATGATCGCCAACGTGCCGGCGGTGCTGCTCGGCGACCGCATCGCCAACCGCATCCCGGTGAAGCTGGTGCACGGCATCGCCGCGGCGATCTTCGCGGTACTGGGCCTGGCGACGCTGCTGGGGGCGGGGGAAAGCCTGGGGCTGTAG